A genomic region of Oryza glaberrima chromosome 1, OglaRS2, whole genome shotgun sequence contains the following coding sequences:
- the LOC127784503 gene encoding uncharacterized protein LOC127784503 produces MAASSGDDAPRPNPLPSALVSNLQSVLAARRPPPPAAEEAGAEAPAPEAAESSGAAPVADEGPAKPAVLLTCAGGIRAPGLAALVDALVAGGRCDVHVCAPESDKPACGYSITIRETITATSVDFKGAKAFEISGTPVDCVSLALSGRLFSWSAPALVISGINAGANCGYEMFHSSAIAAAREALLYDVPSIAISLNWKKDESKDSDFKDAAEVCLPLIHAALEGVEKGTFLRGCLLNIGVPSSPTTNKGFKLTKQSIYRPAQSWEGVSTSRPTPATHFMGMHQSLGIQLAQLGKDASAAGAARRINAQRKIVEVESVASTGKAEAREVVKKLFRAEFTEKQHECLDEDIDLRALENGFISVTPLNIHGNVAPETGAPASDWLSVAVGLDKAKEDSVVTAEEQDAPAVAEEKEAPSAT; encoded by the exons ATGGCCGcgagctccggcgacgacgcgccGAGGCCCAATCCGCTCCCGTCCGCGCTCGTGTCCAACCTGCAGTCCGTCCTCGcggcgcgccggccgccgccgccggccgcggaggaggccggcgccgaGGCCCCGgcaccggaggcggcggagtcCTCCGGCGCTGCTCCCGTGGCCGATGAAGGTCCCGCGAAGCCGGCCGTACTCCTGACCTGCGCCGGCGGGATCCGGGCGCCGGGTCTCGCGGCCCTCGTCGacgccctcgtcgccggcggccgatGCGACGTCCACGTATGCGCGCCCGAATC GGACAAGCCTGCTTGCGGCTATTCCATTACCATCCGCGAGACCATTACAGCAACATCGGTGGATTTCAAAGGGGCGAAAGCTTTCGAGATATCAG GGACACCGGTGGATTGCGTCTCTTTGGCATTATCTGGGAGGCTGTTCTCTTGGTCGGCGCCTGCTTTG GTGATCAGTGGGATCAATGCAGGGGCGAACTGTGGATATGAGAT GTTTCATTCTTCTGCCATTGCTGCTGCAAGGGAGGCCTTACTGTATGATGTTCCTTCAATTGCAATATCATTGAATTG GAAGAAGGATGAAAGCAAAGATAGTGATTTCAAGGATGCTGCTGAGGTTTGCCTACCATTGATACACGCTGCCTTGGAAGGCGTTGAGAAAGGAACCTTCCTCAGAGGCTGCTTACTGAACATTGGGGTTCCAAGCTCACCAACTACAAATAAG GGTTTCAAGCTGACTAAGCAAAGCATATATCGTCCTGCCCAAAGTTGGGAAGGTGTGTCCACAAGCAGACCTACACCTGCTACTCACTTCATGGGCATGCACCAAAGCCTTGGTATTCAGCTCGCACAACTTGGGAAGGATGCATCTGCAGCA GGGGCTGCACGCAGAATTAATGCTCAGCGGAAGATTGTCGAGGTTGAGTCTGTTGCATCTACAGGGAAAGCAGAGGCTCGAGAAGTAGTGAAGAAGCTTTTCCGTGCTGAG TTCACTGAAAAGCAGCATGAATGCTTAGACGAGGATATCGATTTGAGAGCTTTGGAGAATGGATTT ATATCTGTCACTCCTCTGAATATACACGGAAATGTGGCTCCTGAAACTGGAGCACCTGCTTCAGATTGGCTCTCGGTAGCTGTGGGTCTAGACAAAGCAAAGGAAGATTCTGTAGTTACAGCAGAAGAACAAGATGCTCCAGCTGTAGCTGAGGAAAAGGAAGCTCCTTCAGCAACCTAA